From Fibrobacter sp. UWR4, the proteins below share one genomic window:
- a CDS encoding YncE family protein has protein sequence MKNKYLALLAASSFAFFMQACDHNSIAAGEPGFDKDDDKSSSSVKGDDKSSSSSASEESESLASLYVVGSDYKTGEIRWVENDSISAKSLEIYQDTKLVTVGDKLFALERSGSDNVALINTADHKVVWETALSDYSNPTDIVAAGKNEAWVALEGTDSFVKISMENGKVLKTVKTTDFVSEGGYSPNLVDFEVSGDTLFAVFQRYVSNFDADGNWTGTSYPKGLLALYGLKDGELLDTIQLAKKNPSAVAVVKGEVYVASMGEYNASYGTDADDERGIEKVNLSKKSSELYVSGKKIGAGVYNFAVDYKAGVAYAVAYKGMDMTTYATEAPVMKIDLAAGSAEAIKGIADAEGGLVVDAATGVLYVGDRTYGEEAVYSYDGKKVAKVASAAEKALAPYSLAVVK, from the coding sequence ATGAAGAATAAATACTTGGCTCTTCTTGCTGCAAGCTCTTTCGCGTTCTTTATGCAGGCTTGCGATCACAATTCTATTGCCGCTGGCGAACCTGGTTTCGACAAGGATGACGATAAATCCTCCTCCTCTGTTAAGGGCGATGATAAGTCTTCCTCTTCTTCTGCTAGTGAAGAAAGTGAAAGTCTTGCCTCCCTTTACGTTGTAGGTTCTGACTACAAAACCGGTGAAATTCGTTGGGTGGAAAATGATTCCATTTCTGCAAAGTCTCTGGAAATTTATCAGGACACCAAGCTGGTAACTGTTGGTGATAAACTCTTTGCTCTTGAACGTTCCGGTTCTGATAACGTAGCTCTCATTAATACTGCCGATCACAAGGTGGTGTGGGAAACTGCCTTGAGTGATTATTCCAACCCCACTGACATTGTTGCCGCAGGCAAGAATGAAGCCTGGGTTGCATTGGAAGGCACCGATAGCTTCGTGAAGATTTCCATGGAAAATGGTAAGGTCCTGAAGACTGTTAAGACTACCGACTTCGTTTCTGAGGGAGGCTATTCCCCGAACCTGGTTGATTTTGAAGTGAGCGGTGATACTCTGTTTGCTGTGTTCCAACGTTACGTCTCCAACTTTGACGCTGATGGCAACTGGACTGGAACCTCTTATCCCAAGGGACTTCTTGCTCTGTACGGCCTGAAGGATGGCGAACTGCTGGATACCATTCAACTTGCCAAGAAGAATCCTTCCGCAGTAGCGGTGGTGAAGGGTGAAGTCTACGTGGCATCCATGGGCGAATATAATGCTAGCTATGGCACCGATGCGGATGACGAACGTGGTATTGAAAAGGTGAACCTTTCCAAGAAGTCTTCCGAACTTTATGTTTCCGGCAAGAAGATTGGTGCTGGCGTGTACAACTTCGCGGTTGACTACAAAGCAGGCGTTGCCTATGCGGTCGCTTACAAGGGCATGGATATGACAACTTATGCAACCGAAGCTCCGGTGATGAAGATTGACCTTGCTGCAGGTTCTGCTGAAGCCATTAAGGGTATTGCCGATGCAGAAGGCGGCCTCGTCGTTGATGCTGCTACTGGTGTGCTTTATGTGGGTGACCGTACCTATGGTGAAGAGGCTGTTTATAGCTATGATGGTAAAAAGGTCGCTAAGGTTGCGTCCGCTGCAGAAAAGGCTTTGGCTCCCTATAGCTTGGCCGTCGTCAAGTAA